From a single Chiloscyllium punctatum isolate Juve2018m chromosome 31, sChiPun1.3, whole genome shotgun sequence genomic region:
- the LOC140457160 gene encoding amino acid transporter heavy chain SLC3A2-like — MVNETRLNKIDSTFGTLEQMEKLLEVARRKGLKVILDLTPNYKGKQKWFGINFNRTDGGQDVLKEKEAFQFWLKMGVDGLSVSGIEEVLTSAPHRVIEWQNLTKNFSGNDDPRIFIAGTAISENEEILQLLNRSDTDLFFSYYLRQILLASKPPVARSVQQSVENYIESCGKSWPSWALSGYEMGHMASSIQQHLHGLVHMMLFTLPGTPFIYYGDEIGLEDNQVHKGNAPWMLWNNSANGGFTSKPSFREAPLLNQTVQGQKSPPSLLSLFKKLSLLKIKERSLQFGEFQSVYSKGNVYGYTRVWDQSDRFLVLVNLDTQSAVVSLVDSSLPAKASIELSSNTERSEGQISLTDLHLNAGEGLLLNFPYVA, encoded by the exons ATGGTCAACGAGACAAGGCTGAACAAGATCGACAGCACGTTTGGCACCTTGGAGCAGATGGAGAAGCTGCTGGAGGTGGCCAGGAGGAAAG GTCTCAAGGTGATTCTTGATCTCACTCCCAATTACAAAGGAAAGCAGAAGTGGTTTGGGATTAACTTCAACAGGACTGATGGTGGCCAGGATGTGTTAAAG GAGAAGGAGGCATTTCAGTTTTGGCTGAAGATGGGTGTGGATGGACTGAGTGTGTCAGGGATTGAGGAAGTTCTAACTTCG GCTCCCCACAGAGTGATTGAGTGGCAGAACCTTACCAAGAATTTCTCTGGGAATGATGACCCAAG GATTTTCATTGCTGGTACAGCCATTTCTGAAAATGAGGAGATTCTGCAGCTGTTAAATCGATCAGATACTGACCTTTTCTTCAGTTACTATCTCCGACAAATCCTTTTGGCTTCGAAGCCTCCAGTTGCAAGGAGTGTTCAGCAAAGTGTGGAGAACTACATTGAGAGCTGCGGCAAGTCCTGGCCAAGCTGGGCG CTTTCAGGTTACGAAATGGGTCACATGGCATCGTCGATACAGCAACACCTTCATGGACTGGTCCACATGATGCTCTTCACGCTCCCTGGGACTCCTTTTATTTATTATGGAGATGAGATCGGCTTGGAAGACAACCAG GTACACAAGGGAAATGCCCCGTGGATGCTATGGAATAATTCAGCAAATGGAGGCTTCACGTCCAAACCGAGTTTTCGTGAAGCCCCACTGTTAAATCAAACAGTCCAG GGTCAGAaatcccctccatctctcctgTCTCTGTTTAAGAAGCTGAGCTTGCTGAAAATCAAGGAGCGATCATTACAGTTTGGCGAGTTCCAGTCTGTCTACAGCAAAGGAAATGTCTATGGATACACTCGGGTCTGGGACCAAAGTGACCGGTTCCTTGTCTTGGTCAACCTCGACACCCAGTCTGCAGTGGTGTCGCTGGTGGATAGCTCCCTCCCAGCCAAAGCCTCTATTGAGCTGAGCTCAAACACTGAGAGGTCAGAGGGACAAATCAGCTTGACTGATCTTCATCTGAATGCAGGAGAGGGTCTGCTGTTGAACTTCCCTTATGTTGCATGA